From Neisseria musculi, the proteins below share one genomic window:
- a CDS encoding Ig-like domain-containing protein, translating into MSKNITLNINNAQKTLEIVKFQTASGEALRIPAQAEVNYQFIEDATSFAPENIMTKRVGNDLTVAFEGSDITNPDLILEGYYSKETGASKGSLLVGTHENGNTYPYVPESTETSDAVTMLAEEVTAGQALGGEIITAVWAPNPLWLLALLPLAGLAALASRNNGGSESPDPTITVDAPDNTTDNTPKITGTVHNAGPGSVIKVVLVDSQGASQTVSTTISETGEYSVEPTNPLADGTYTATATVEAVSGKSATASDPGSIDTKAGITVEAPALSSDNTPTITGTTTDVEAGQVVTVVVTGSDGQSQTVTTTVKADGSYSVDVPKALPDGNYSVTATVSDKAGNTATAQDQEGNVIDTAAPMISVDAPDNSSDNTPTISGKTDAPAGSVVTVVVTGSDGQSQTVTTTVKADGSYSVDVPKALPDGGYTAEASVKDPAGNEGRAKDNGSVDTTSPIISVDAPDNSSDNTPTISGKTDAPAGSVVTVVVTGSDGQSQTVTTTVKADGSYSVDVPKALPDGGYTAEASVKDPAGNEGRASDPGSIDTKAGITVEAPALSSDNTPTITGTTTDVEAGQVVTVVVTGSDGQSQTVTTTVKADGSYSVDVPKALPDGNYSVTATVSDKAGNTATAQDQEGNVIDTTAPSISVDAPDNSSDNTPTISGKTDAPAGSVVTVVVTGSDGQSQTVTTTVKADGSYSVDVPKALPDGGYTAEASVKDPAGNEGRAKDNGSVDTTSPIISVDAPDNSSDNTPTISGKTDAPAGSVVTVVVTGSDGQSQTVTTTVKADGSYSVDVPKALPDGGYTAEASVKDPAGNEGRASDPGSIDTKAGITVEAPALSSDNTPTITGTTTDVEAGQVVTVVVTGSDGQSQTVTTTVKADGSYSVDVPKALPDGNYSVTATVSDKAGNTATAQDQEGNVIDTTAPSISVDAPDNSSDNTPTISGKTDAPAGSVVTVVVTGSDGQSQTVTTTVKADGSYSVDVPKALPDGGYTAEASVKDPAGNEGRAKDNGSVDTTSPIISVDAPDNSSDNTPTISGKTDAPAGSVVTVVVTGSDGQSQTVTTTVKADGSYSVDVPKALPDGGYTAEASVKDPAGNEGRASDPGSIDTKAGITVEAPALSSDNTPTITGTTTDVEAGQVVTVVVTGSDGQSQTVTTTVKADGSYSVDVPKALPDGGYSVTATVSDKAGNTATAQDQEGNVIDTTAPMISVDAPDNSSDNTPTITGKTDAPAGSVVTVVVTGSDGQSQTVTTTVKADGSYSVDVPKALPDGGYTAEASVKDPAGNEGRAKDNGSVDTTAPMISVDAPDNSSDNTPTISGKTDAPAGSVVTVVVTGSDGQSQTVTTTVKADGSYSVDVPKALPDGGYTAEASVKDPAGNEGRASDPGSIDTKAGITVEAPALSSDNTPTITGTTTDVEAGQVVTVVVTGSDGQSQTVTTTVKADGSYSVDVPKALPDGNYSVTATVSDKAGNTATAQDQEGNVIDTTAPSISVDAPDNSSDNTPTISGKTDAPAGSVVTVVVTGSDGQQQTVTTTVKADGSYSVDVPKALPDGGYTAEASVKDPAGNEGRAKDNGSVDTVPPEVKAQDQQVVEASNAKVSGIIKVGDAGGVASITVGGKDVTTATAAAPVVINTAKGQLIINGYNTAKSEITYTYTENGKAKDHSRGDNSVTDNFIVAVKDKAGNTAMDSLDIKIADTAPVAVNDVNSISEKGTSVSGNVLVNDQTGADTPVTVTADKLNGSYGKLVLGADGKYTYHLDSNNAAVKALNNGQKLVDSFNYTVKDADGDKSTATLKITVNGVDSDRIEIGTNDPNTNIKGGGGNDVLIGDAGGTQTIITKGENYNVAILLDISNSMKSYRTSEGITYLDMAKKSLQKLAGELAAHDGKVNASLIVFNKTAHQVINIKDLNNSKVNSLIEAIQRLSNKEDLRGSTNYDDAFRDTAAWFNKVSEAGYNNVTYFLTDGQPTTFGADGRGDSLHNYAYVTQGSVNAGLKSFQALSSVSSVHAVGFAKGVQQTTLKYFDNTVTSGSLKQGQDVIWTNQGYLGNRKVVYKGTAGEATIINSPDELDAALKKGTSQTIEHKVSDDTLIGGDGNDILFGDSINTDHLAWKNNLTGAVYKAGSHNGMSSEALNEFIKWSENGGVAATDQQKVDYVQKHWAELLDSRSDGGNDTLNGGAGNDILFGGAGNDSLTGGEGADKFVFLANSNSGKDKILDFQAGSDKVVFADLVGPAQLKGAVWNDQTHTLSFTGVGKDGVSYQNSITFSGMSSGETLNSILEKHVEFIG; encoded by the coding sequence ATGTCTAAAAACATTACTTTAAATATCAACAACGCCCAAAAAACCCTAGAAATCGTAAAATTTCAAACGGCCTCGGGAGAAGCATTGCGTATTCCGGCCCAGGCTGAGGTGAATTATCAATTTATTGAAGATGCAACATCCTTCGCGCCTGAAAATATTATGACCAAACGCGTAGGCAATGACTTAACTGTTGCCTTTGAGGGATCGGATATTACCAACCCAGACTTGATTTTAGAGGGTTACTATTCAAAAGAAACCGGCGCCTCCAAAGGCAGCCTGTTGGTTGGTACGCATGAAAACGGCAATACCTATCCGTATGTGCCGGAAAGCACGGAAACCTCCGATGCCGTTACCATGCTTGCAGAAGAAGTAACAGCCGGCCAAGCCCTAGGTGGCGAAATCATTACGGCTGTATGGGCTCCCAATCCCTTGTGGCTTTTGGCTTTGCTTCCGCTGGCCGGTTTGGCTGCATTGGCAAGCCGCAATAATGGCGGTTCCGAAAGCCCGGACCCAACTATTACGGTTGATGCGCCGGACAATACCACCGACAACACACCTAAAATTACGGGCACTGTCCATAATGCAGGTCCGGGCAGCGTGATAAAAGTTGTTTTGGTGGACAGCCAGGGAGCCAGCCAAACCGTATCGACTACAATCAGTGAAACAGGCGAGTATTCAGTGGAACCGACAAACCCGCTGGCAGACGGCACTTATACCGCTACAGCAACTGTTGAAGCGGTATCCGGTAAATCTGCAACAGCCAGCGACCCGGGCAGCATCGACACCAAAGCAGGCATCACCGTAGAAGCCCCCGCGCTGAGCAGCGACAACACCCCGACCATCACCGGTACCACCACCGATGTCGAAGCAGGCCAAGTGGTAACCGTAGTGGTAACCGGTTCGGACGGCCAAAGCCAAACCGTTACCACTACCGTCAAGGCAGACGGCAGCTACAGCGTAGACGTGCCCAAAGCCCTGCCCGACGGCAACTACAGCGTAACCGCCACCGTCAGCGACAAAGCCGGTAACACCGCAACCGCCCAAGACCAAGAAGGCAACGTTATCGACACCGCCGCCCCGATGATCAGCGTAGACGCGCCGGACAACAGCAGCGACAACACCCCGACCATCAGCGGCAAAACCGATGCGCCCGCCGGTTCGGTGGTAACCGTAGTGGTAACCGGTTCGGACGGCCAAAGCCAAACCGTTACCACTACCGTCAAGGCAGACGGCAGCTACAGCGTAGACGTGCCCAAAGCCCTGCCCGATGGCGGCTACACCGCCGAAGCTTCGGTGAAAGACCCCGCCGGCAATGAAGGCAGAGCCAAAGACAACGGCTCGGTCGACACCACCTCCCCGATAATCAGCGTAGACGCGCCGGACAACAGCAGTGACAACACCCCGACCATCAGCGGCAAAACCGATGCGCCCGCCGGTTCGGTGGTAACCGTAGTGGTAACCGGTTCGGACGGCCAAAGCCAAACCGTTACCACCACCGTCAAGGCAGACGGCAGCTACAGCGTAGACGTGCCCAAAGCCCTGCCCGACGGCGGCTACACCGCCGAAGCCTCGGTGAAAGACCCCGCCGGCAACGAAGGCAGAGCCAGCGATCCGGGCAGCATCGACACCAAAGCAGGCATCACCGTAGAAGCCCCCGCGCTGAGCAGCGACAACACCCCGACCATCACCGGTACCACCACCGATGTCGAAGCAGGCCAGGTGGTAACCGTTGTGGTAACCGGTTCGGACGGCCAAAGCCAAACCGTTACCACTACCGTCAAGGCAGACGGCAGCTACAGCGTAGACGTGCCCAAAGCCCTGCCCGACGGCAACTACAGCGTAACCGCCACCGTCAGCGACAAAGCCGGTAACACCGCAACCGCCCAAGACCAAGAAGGCAACGTTATCGACACTACTGCCCCGTCTATCAGCGTAGACGCGCCGGACAACAGCAGCGACAACACCCCGACCATCAGCGGCAAAACCGATGCGCCCGCCGGTTCGGTGGTAACCGTAGTGGTAACCGGTTCGGACGGCCAAAGCCAAACCGTTACCACTACCGTCAAGGCAGACGGCAGCTACAGCGTAGACGTGCCCAAAGCCCTGCCCGACGGCGGCTACACCGCCGAAGCTTCGGTGAAAGACCCCGCCGGCAATGAAGGCAGAGCCAAAGACAACGGCTCGGTCGACACCACCTCCCCGATAATCAGCGTAGACGCGCCGGACAACAGCAGTGACAACACCCCGACCATCAGCGGCAAAACCGATGCGCCCGCCGGTTCGGTGGTAACCGTAGTGGTAACCGGTTCGGACGGCCAAAGCCAAACCGTTACCACCACCGTCAAGGCAGACGGCAGCTACAGCGTAGACGTGCCCAAAGCCCTGCCCGACGGCGGCTACACCGCCGAAGCCTCGGTGAAAGACCCCGCCGGCAACGAAGGCAGAGCCAGCGATCCGGGCAGCATCGACACCAAAGCAGGCATCACCGTAGAAGCCCCCGCGCTGAGCAGCGACAACACCCCGACCATCACCGGTACCACCACCGATGTCGAAGCAGGCCAGGTGGTAACCGTTGTGGTAACCGGTTCGGACGGCCAAAGCCAAACCGTTACCACCACCGTCAAGGCAGACGGCAGCTACAGCGTGGACGTGCCCAAAGCCCTGCCCGACGGCAACTACAGCGTAACCGCCACCGTCAGCGACAAAGCCGGTAACACCGCAACCGCCCAAGACCAAGAAGGCAACGTTATCGACACTACTGCCCCGTCTATCAGCGTAGACGCGCCGGACAACAGCAGCGACAACACCCCGACCATCAGCGGCAAAACCGATGCGCCCGCCGGTTCGGTGGTAACCGTAGTGGTAACCGGTTCGGACGGCCAAAGCCAAACCGTTACCACTACCGTCAAGGCAGACGGCAGCTACAGCGTAGACGTGCCCAAAGCCCTGCCCGACGGCGGCTACACCGCCGAAGCTTCGGTGAAAGACCCCGCCGGCAACGAAGGCAGAGCCAAAGACAACGGCTCGGTCGACACCACCTCCCCGATAATCAGCGTAGACGCGCCGGACAACAGCAGTGACAACACCCCGACCATCAGCGGCAAAACCGATGCGCCCGCCGGTTCGGTGGTAACCGTAGTGGTAACCGGTTCGGACGGCCAAAGCCAAACCGTTACCACCACCGTCAAGGCAGACGGCAGCTACAGCGTGGACGTGCCCAAAGCCCTGCCCGACGGCGGCTACACCGCCGAAGCCTCGGTGAAAGACCCCGCCGGCAACGAAGGCAGAGCCAGCGATCCGGGCAGCATCGACACCAAAGCAGGCATCACCGTAGAAGCCCCCGCGCTGAGCAGCGACAACACCCCGACCATCACCGGCACCACTACCGATGTCGAAGCAGGCCAGGTGGTAACCGTTGTGGTAACCGGTTCGGACGGCCAAAGCCAAACCGTTACCACCACCGTCAAGGCAGACGGCAGCTACAGCGTGGATGTACCCAAAGCCCTGCCCGACGGCGGCTACAGCGTAACCGCCACCGTCAGCGACAAAGCCGGTAACACCGCAACCGCCCAAGACCAAGAAGGCAACGTTATCGACACCACCGCCCCGATGATCAGCGTAGACGCGCCGGACAACAGCAGCGACAACACTCCGACCATCACCGGCAAAACCGATGCGCCCGCCGGTTCGGTGGTAACCGTAGTGGTAACCGGTTCGGACGGCCAAAGCCAAACCGTTACCACCACCGTCAAGGCAGACGGCAGCTACAGCGTGGACGTGCCCAAAGCCCTGCCCGACGGCGGCTACACCGCCGAAGCTTCGGTGAAAGACCCGGCCGGCAACGAAGGCAGAGCCAAAGACAACGGCTCGGTCGACACCACCGCCCCGATGATCAGCGTGGACGCGCCGGACAACAGCAGCGACAACACCCCGACCATCAGCGGCAAAACCGATGCGCCCGCCGGTTCGGTGGTAACCGTTGTGGTAACCGGTTCGGACGGCCAAAGCCAAACCGTTACCACTACCGTCAAGGCAGACGGCAGCTACAGCGTAGACGTGCCCAAAGCCCTGCCCGACGGCGGCTACACCGCCGAAGCTTCGGTGAAAGACCCCGCCGGCAACGAAGGCAGAGCCAGCGACCCGGGCAGTATCGACACCAAAGCAGGCATCACCGTAGAAGCCCCCGCGCTGAGCAGCGACAACACCCCGACCATCACCGGCACCACTACCGATGTCGAAGCAGGCCAGGTGGTAACCGTTGTGGTAACCGGTTCGGACGGCCAAAGCCAAACCGTTACCACCACCGTCAAGGCAGACGGCAGCTACAGCGTAGACGTGCCCAAAGCCCTGCCCGACGGCAACTACAGCGTAACCGCCACCGTCAGCGACAAAGCCGGTAACACCGCAACCGCCCAAGACCAAGAAGGCAACGTTATCGACACTACTGCCCCGTCTATCAGCGTAGACGCGCCGGACAACAGCAGCGACAACACCCCGACCATCAGCGGCAAAACTGATGCGCCCGCCGGTTCGGTGGTAACCGTAGTGGTAACCGGTTCGGACGGCCAACAGCAAACCGTTACCACCACCGTCAAGGCAGACGGCAGCTACAGCGTAGACGTGCCCAAAGCCCTGCCCGATGGCGGCTACACCGCCGAAGCTTCGGTGAAAGACCCCGCCGGCAACGAAGGCAGAGCCAAAGACAACGGCTCGGTCGACACAGTTCCGCCGGAAGTAAAAGCACAAGATCAGCAGGTTGTAGAAGCCAGCAATGCCAAAGTAAGCGGCATAATTAAAGTTGGCGATGCAGGCGGTGTAGCTTCCATTACTGTGGGTGGTAAAGATGTTACTACAGCAACTGCAGCTGCACCTGTTGTGATTAACACGGCTAAAGGCCAGTTGATTATTAACGGTTACAATACGGCAAAAAGTGAAATAACTTACACCTATACCGAAAACGGTAAAGCCAAAGACCACAGCAGAGGCGATAATTCTGTGACCGATAACTTTATTGTTGCAGTGAAAGATAAAGCCGGTAATACGGCAATGGACAGCTTGGATATTAAGATTGCTGATACTGCCCCTGTTGCCGTTAATGATGTAAACAGCATTAGTGAAAAAGGTACATCGGTAAGCGGCAATGTGTTGGTGAACGACCAAACGGGAGCTGATACTCCAGTAACGGTAACCGCCGATAAGCTGAATGGAAGTTACGGTAAGTTGGTGTTGGGTGCCGATGGTAAATATACCTACCATCTTGATAGTAATAATGCAGCAGTTAAGGCATTAAACAACGGCCAAAAACTGGTTGATAGTTTCAATTACACAGTAAAAGATGCCGATGGCGATAAATCAACGGCAACATTGAAGATTACTGTTAATGGTGTGGACAGCGATAGAATCGAAATTGGCACAAACGACCCCAATACCAATATTAAAGGTGGCGGAGGTAATGATGTATTGATCGGTGATGCCGGAGGTACTCAAACTATTATTACTAAAGGCGAAAACTACAATGTTGCTATCTTGCTCGATATATCGAACAGTATGAAGAGCTATCGTACAAGTGAGGGTATCACTTACTTGGACATGGCCAAAAAATCTCTGCAGAAATTAGCCGGGGAGCTAGCGGCTCATGATGGTAAAGTTAATGCCAGCCTGATTGTTTTTAATAAGACGGCTCATCAAGTCATAAATATAAAGGATTTGAATAACTCTAAAGTCAATTCCTTAATAGAAGCTATTCAACGGTTGAGTAATAAAGAGGATCTAAGAGGCTCAACAAACTATGACGACGCATTTAGAGATACTGCAGCTTGGTTTAATAAAGTATCTGAAGCAGGTTACAATAATGTTACCTATTTCTTGACCGATGGGCAGCCGACTACTTTTGGTGCAGATGGAAGAGGCGACAGTCTTCATAACTATGCATATGTAACACAAGGATCGGTTAATGCGGGCTTGAAAAGCTTCCAAGCGTTAAGTAGTGTTTCTTCTGTTCATGCAGTAGGTTTTGCCAAAGGAGTACAGCAAACAACACTGAAATATTTTGATAACACCGTAACCTCCGGAAGCTTGAAGCAGGGGCAAGATGTTATTTGGACAAATCAAGGGTATTTGGGCAACAGAAAAGTTGTATATAAGGGTACTGCCGGAGAAGCAACAATTATCAATTCCCCAGATGAACTTGATGCTGCTTTGAAAAAAGGCACATCACAAACCATTGAGCACAAAGTGTCTGATGATACTTTGATAGGTGGTGACGGTAATGATATTTTGTTTGGCGACTCAATCAATACTGATCATTTGGCTTGGAAAAACAACTTAACCGGCGCGGTTTATAAAGCAGGCAGCCATAACGGTATGAGCTCAGAAGCACTTAATGAATTTATTAAGTGGAGTGAAAACGGCGGTGTAGCAGCAACCGACCAGCAAAAAGTAGATTATGTTCAAAAACATTGGGCAGAATTGCTGGACAGTCGTTCAGATGGCGGCAATGATACTTTGAACGGTGGTGCCGGTAACGACATTCTGTTTGGAGGAGCCGGTAACGATAGCTTAACCGGCGGAGAAGGTGCTGATAAATTTGTGTTCTTAGCCAACAGTAACAGCGGTAAGGACAAAATTCTCGACTTCCAAGCAGGCAGCGATAAAGTAGTATTTGCCGATTTGGTAGGCCCTGCTCAATTGAAAGGTGCAGTATGGAATGACCAAACCCACACCTTGAGCTTTACCGGCGTAGGGAAAGACGGTGTTTCTTACCAAAACAGCATAACCTTTTCAGGAATGTCTTCGGGGGAAACCTTAAACAGCATTCTAGAAAAACATGTTGAATTTATAGGCTGA
- the istA gene encoding IS21 family transposase has translation MLNQETVAAIKALKQQGKSIQGMTKELGLSRNTVKKYLPHKDCAPQYQRVGSKPGKPDPFKDYIRSRIEAAAPGRIPAAVPYREILETGFQGKVGIVSDYAAILKPKPDNEPALRFEIKPGRQMQADFTIIRRGGNPPKAFAATLGYSRASCVRFYDNGRTEARTDGLCNSFELFCGMAHKVLFDNAKTVMIQRDACAEDGRRLNPVLPAAADGYGFLSKICRHIGLGLKSRVELFKRYLKSGFIMPLQATLRSSGLLSDVQTADGCIGKRLSQTADARVHGTTGKIPTSV, from the coding sequence ATGTTGAATCAGGAGACGGTTGCAGCCATCAAAGCGCTCAAGCAGCAAGGCAAATCCATTCAAGGCATGACCAAAGAATTGGGATTGTCTAGAAACACCGTTAAAAAGTATCTGCCTCACAAAGACTGCGCACCGCAATATCAAAGAGTCGGATCAAAACCCGGCAAGCCCGACCCCTTTAAAGACTATATCCGCTCCCGCATCGAAGCCGCTGCTCCCGGCCGGATTCCCGCTGCCGTGCCGTATCGGGAAATCCTCGAAACGGGCTTTCAGGGCAAAGTCGGAATCGTCAGTGATTATGCCGCCATCCTCAAACCCAAACCCGATAACGAACCTGCGCTACGCTTTGAAATCAAACCCGGCCGGCAGATGCAGGCGGATTTCACCATTATCCGCAGAGGCGGCAACCCTCCGAAGGCCTTTGCCGCCACATTGGGTTACTCCCGAGCAAGCTGTGTCCGCTTCTATGACAACGGGCGTACCGAAGCACGGACAGACGGTTTGTGCAACAGTTTTGAACTCTTCTGCGGCATGGCGCACAAAGTGCTGTTTGATAATGCCAAAACCGTCATGATTCAACGTGATGCCTGTGCAGAAGACGGGCGCCGTCTGAATCCGGTGTTGCCGGCAGCAGCCGACGGCTACGGTTTCCTTTCCAAAATCTGCCGCCATATAGGGCTGGGACTAAAAAGCAGAGTAGAGCTTTTCAAGCGTTACCTGAAATCCGGTTTCATCATGCCTTTGCAGGCGACATTGCGTTCTTCAGGTTTGCTTTCGGATGTTCAGACGGCCGATGGCTGTATCGGCAAACGGCTTTCTCAAACAGCCGATGCACGAGTACACGGGACAACAGGGAAAATTCCAACATCCGTTTAA
- a CDS encoding ATP-binding protein codes for MLTGPGRAGETDLAVSLAYPAVMAGIKIRFVTAADLMLQPAAHNRGKRKSYLQGSVMGPRLPVIDETGCLPFEREANLFFNVAAKRYGRGSMILRADLPFGRRAGAFANDTALTAAMSDRLLRHCHVVRISGEIYRLKDKKKIGIAPVIKEIYPPRGMVTIKLPVPVLKWSVLTAVDSIAGSFKRLMMFCTAAVGIPYANADSAAVTPASRIRQSVPIVPPWPRLRISVSSGVFAAL; via the coding sequence GTGCTGACGGGCCCCGGCCGGGCAGGTGAAACCGATTTGGCTGTTTCTTTGGCTTATCCGGCAGTAATGGCGGGTATCAAAATCCGTTTCGTAACGGCAGCCGATTTGATGCTGCAACCGGCGGCGCATAATCGAGGAAAGCGGAAATCTTATCTGCAAGGTTCGGTTATGGGTCCGAGGCTGCCGGTGATTGATGAAACCGGCTGTTTGCCGTTTGAAAGAGAAGCCAACCTGTTCTTCAATGTTGCGGCCAAACGGTATGGGCGGGGCAGCATGATTCTGAGGGCCGATTTGCCGTTCGGCCGGCGGGCCGGGGCTTTTGCCAACGATACGGCTTTGACTGCCGCCATGTCGGACAGATTACTCCGTCATTGTCATGTTGTTCGGATAAGTGGAGAGATTTACCGTTTGAAGGACAAAAAGAAGATAGGCATTGCGCCTGTGATAAAGGAGATTTACCCCCCCCGTGGGATGGTTACAATCAAACTGCCGGTTCCGGTTTTAAAGTGGTCGGTTTTGACGGCCGTGGACAGTATCGCCGGTTCGTTTAAACGATTGATGATGTTCTGTACCGCCGCCGTGGGCATACCGTACGCCAATGCCGATTCGGCTGCCGTCACGCCGGCTTCCCGTATTCGGCAATCAGTGCCGATAGTTCCGCCATGGCCCCGTCTGCGGATTTCTGTTTCATCAGGCGTTTTTGCAGCTCTTTGA
- a CDS encoding helix-turn-helix domain-containing protein, translating into MINMETITKARRLFHQGVSVRQIAKQSDINR; encoded by the coding sequence ATGATTAACATGGAAACCATTACCAAAGCACGCCGTCTGTTTCATCAGGGCGTATCCGTCCGACAAATCGCCAAACAGTCCGACATCAACCGCTGA
- a CDS encoding Mu transposase C-terminal domain-containing protein, translating into MQQIINVYHKKIHSALQMSPETKWKEGIFGMAANIGRGLPAIPADSQTLMLDFMPYAERTIQNTRVRWDGLYYFDFTLSPYIGLTEHGKSWKLIFRRDPRDVSVIYLGAYEAKSAKMMLSF; encoded by the coding sequence TTGCAGCAAATCATTAATGTCTATCACAAAAAAATTCACTCCGCCTTACAAATGTCACCGGAAACAAAGTGGAAAGAAGGTATTTTCGGTATGGCGGCAAATATCGGACGAGGCCTACCCGCTATTCCGGCAGACTCACAAACTTTAATGCTGGATTTCATGCCTTACGCGGAGCGAACCATACAAAACACAAGGGTGAGATGGGACGGCCTGTATTACTTCGATTTTACGCTTTCCCCTTATATCGGTTTGACCGAGCACGGCAAGTCATGGAAGCTTATCTTTAGGCGTGATCCTCGGGATGTATCGGTAATTTATTTAGGGGCTTACGAAGCAAAATCAGCAAAAATGATGTTAAGCTTCTGA
- a CDS encoding phage integrase family protein produces MLDLKWEQINLQQKTAWIYPDKTKAGRIIGITLNQTMVGVLEKQMGKHPSFVLPIRTAIKLCWLK; encoded by the coding sequence GTGCTGGATTTGAAGTGGGAGCAAATAAACCTGCAACAAAAGACAGCTTGGATTTATCCTGACAAAACCAAAGCGGGGCGGATCATAGGTATTACGCTGAATCAGACGATGGTCGGTGTATTGGAAAAACAGATGGGTAAGCACCCATCATTTGTTTTACCTATCCGAACGGCAATCAAGTTGTGTTGGCTGAAGTAG
- a CDS encoding basic amino acid ABC transporter substrate-binding protein encodes MNMKKWIASAIACSALALSACGGQSSGSAQTGADAAKVYHVATNAEFAPFEFMNASNQISGFDIDLLNAMSQAGNFKVEYRHQPWDSIFPALTNGDVDILVSAITITDERKQTMDFTNPYFEIKQVILVQKGKNIQSVEDLKKAQKVGVVTGQTGDFAASKILGNNSPKIARFESLPLVIKELENGGLDAVISDSAVVGNYIKNNGDKGFSMVAVPDFETENYGMAVRKGDTATLNMLNDALAKVRENGEYDKIQSKYFAQ; translated from the coding sequence ATGAACATGAAAAAATGGATTGCCTCCGCCATCGCCTGCTCTGCTTTGGCTTTAAGCGCCTGCGGCGGCCAAAGCAGCGGTTCCGCCCAAACCGGCGCGGATGCCGCAAAAGTGTACCACGTTGCCACCAATGCCGAATTTGCTCCGTTTGAATTTATGAACGCCAGCAATCAAATCTCGGGGTTCGACATCGATCTGCTCAACGCCATGTCCCAAGCGGGCAATTTCAAAGTGGAATACAGACACCAACCGTGGGACAGCATTTTCCCCGCCTTAACCAACGGCGATGTCGATATCCTGGTCTCCGCCATCACCATTACCGATGAACGCAAACAAACGATGGACTTCACCAACCCCTACTTTGAAATCAAGCAAGTGATTTTGGTGCAGAAGGGCAAAAACATCCAATCGGTAGAAGATCTGAAAAAAGCACAGAAAGTGGGGGTGGTAACCGGCCAAACCGGCGACTTTGCCGCTTCTAAAATCCTAGGTAACAACAGCCCGAAAATCGCCCGTTTCGAAAGCCTGCCGCTGGTGATTAAAGAACTGGAAAACGGCGGGCTCGATGCGGTGATTTCCGACAGCGCAGTTGTGGGCAACTACATAAAAAATAACGGCGACAAAGGCTTCAGCATGGTTGCCGTACCCGATTTCGAAACCGAAAACTACGGTATGGCCGTACGCAAAGGCGACACCGCTACGCTGAATATGCTGAACGATGCATTGGCCAAGGTTCGAGAAAACGGCGAATACGATAAAATCCAAAGCAAATATTTCGCCCAATAA
- a CDS encoding NGO1151 family protein produces the protein MNSIEQRLEYLEETCDVLRMQNHVLATAFKGMVRALPANIAQDAIESVQLAFEDALDELNYEDSPHTDLFHDVTYAFFREKER, from the coding sequence ATGAACAGCATAGAGCAGCGCTTGGAATATCTCGAAGAAACCTGCGATGTTTTGCGTATGCAGAACCATGTGCTGGCCACAGCTTTCAAAGGCATGGTACGCGCCCTGCCCGCCAATATTGCACAAGACGCGATCGAATCGGTGCAGCTTGCCTTTGAAGATGCCTTGGACGAGCTTAATTATGAAGACAGCCCGCACACGGATTTATTTCACGATGTTACCTACGCCTTCTTCCGAGAAAAAGAACGCTAG
- a CDS encoding DUF3465 domain-containing protein, translating to MNRKMKKNLIWAAVAAAVWFGYQHWQNQPQQPTPQGVQTEGRQRVGQILQTAYEQKQSNIQVEGSGVVVKTLPDDNKGSRHQRFILKLAGGQTLLVAHNIDLAQKIKGLKKGDTVDFYGEYEWSQQGGVIHWTHHDPKGRHADGWLKHNGIMYQ from the coding sequence ATGAACAGAAAAATGAAGAAAAACCTGATTTGGGCGGCGGTGGCTGCTGCCGTATGGTTCGGTTATCAGCATTGGCAGAATCAGCCGCAGCAACCGACACCGCAGGGGGTGCAGACAGAGGGACGGCAGAGGGTCGGGCAAATCCTTCAGACGGCCTATGAACAAAAGCAGAGCAATATCCAAGTGGAGGGTAGCGGCGTGGTGGTGAAAACCCTGCCGGACGACAACAAAGGATCGCGCCACCAGCGTTTTATTCTCAAGCTGGCCGGCGGGCAAACGCTGCTGGTGGCACACAACATCGATTTGGCTCAGAAAATCAAAGGGCTGAAAAAAGGCGATACGGTGGATTTTTACGGCGAATACGAATGGTCGCAACAAGGCGGCGTGATTCATTGGACGCACCACGACCCGAAAGGCCGCCATGCCGATGGCTGGTTGAAGCATAACGGGATCATGTATCAATAA